The genomic interval TGACTTTGAGGCCATTATGGAGTTTCCGATGATATAAATCCAAAACCACTGAAAATATTATAGTTGATTGAAATAGTTTATTACTTGCTGATTTATTCCCACTGTATCATAGTTTTCAAATAGTGCCTCATTTTTAACATTTGGTTTCCAACAAAGTGGGATGGACAAATAGCAAGATTTCTATCTTCAATGGAGGAAATTTTCATTttagcattatttatttaatagaattTGAATGTATATAGTTTTTAATTGAAAAAGATAGTAGAAGAACTTTTCATTCTTTCAATAGAATATATGCTTAGCTGTTATTCTAAAACTTTTATGTAGCTGATTTAAAAAAGCTCATAAAATAGAGTTTTGTGATCTAGATGGTTTCTCTTTTTCAGGTGGTTGATGATAATTCCAACACTGTGATGAAACCACTGTGGCCAGATATTCAACAAGAGCTGAAAATTGTTGAATCTGAGGAGGAGTTTCCGTGTACTGGAAGTGCTTTAAAGACAGACGAACAACAAGGGGAGTTTAAACCAAGTCTTACATCCATTGCATCTTCAGAAACAAAGAGTTTAGTGTGTAGTTCTCTTCTGCAACCAACTCCCCCCAAAGAAGAAAACATAATTGGAGATCCATTGGCTATACCTGACATTCTTTCCAAAGAATCGAAACATGTACAACTTTGCAACTCTGAGACATACAGAAAGCAGAGTGGTATTTCCTTCACCTCAGTGAAGCTGCAAAATAGTCCATGTTCAAAAAATTGCCCACAAGATGATAACACAAAAAATGACCTTCCATCTCAATCCCTAAATTGGAAGTTTCCATCACAACTAAAAGAAAACACAGCTTTTTCAACAGACAAGTCATCATATTCCAAAGAAAATAATTTAGATCAGCCAAAATGTGAAAGTAAGAATCGGCTTCTTCAACTAGAGAAAAAAGTTGAAACAACAGCCCAGTTAGAAAAAAGCAGTGACATATTTTCAGAGAGAGATCTAGCCAATTCAAAGATCCAATGTAGAGCTGAAGTCCCATGGGTCAAAGGGGGCAGAATGAATAATCAGAACTCTGCTAACCGACAGGAGGAAGATACATGGAGTGACCATGTCCATAGTTTAGAGTTACTAGAGCCATGGGAAGATCATCAGTGGGTCACCAGTCCACTTCATTCTCCTACCTTGAAAGAAACGCAAGGGAAGGCACTTCAGGAGTTTCAGCCACAGAACCAAGGAATAGCCCAAAGCCATTTGAAGAAACCATGTTTCAGTCGCAGCTTTTCCTTAGATAGTAAAGATTTTTTGAAAGCTCATTGGGCTATAGAAATACCTTTAGCTAATGCACATGAAGAACAGCTTTGTGGTAACCTAGAACAAGGAATGAAGGAATATTCACCAGGACAGTGGAAAGAAAGTTTTCAGAAAGCTGAAGCCTGGCTGAATTGTTTAAAGGAAACTTCAAACTCACATGAAAAACACATGAAATATCTAAGTCATCAAGCAGGCTTTGCAGCAACGGAGTTGCCTTCTGGTCTTGAAGGATTGCCCAGTGCTGCCTGTAAAGCATTGGTTAAGAAGAAAGTGCCTAAagatgaaaaaaatcaagaaaacatGAAGCTAGATTCTCCTTCATCACAATTTAATACTGAGGTCAGTTTATTAAATTCAAACTGCACAGGAAAGCATGCAACTAATATTCAACAGAATGACAGACCTGGAGTTCCTGTTATGAAAGGACCGTGTTGTACTAAAGAGCTGCAGATCAATAAAAGTGAAGACATTCCATGTAAAGGAAAGCCAAGGCCCTCTTCTCTCAACCTGGATTCTGTCCTTCCACTCGCCAGCCTTTTTAATTTTGACAACTTGTCTTTCCCCTCTTCACCCAGGCACTTTCTCTGCGGGCAGAAAGAAGCTAAGTCTAGTGATTCTGCGCCATCCCTTCCTGTTGTTTGTCCAAGTGAAAATAAAGCTGACCTTTGGGGGTCACACTTTGATCCCCaagacttagacttagaatacaTAATGATGGCTCATGCTACCACCGGTCGTCGTAATTCTGCCCCTGTAAGTGTTTCAGCGGTAAGAACATCTTTCATGGTTAAGATGTGTCAGGCTCGAGCTGTGCCAGTAATTCCACCAAAGATTCAATATACCCAAGTTCCCCAACCTTTGCAGACACAAAACCCCAACTGTAGAATCTCACTGGCATCCGAGAATAAAGAAACAGAAGTCAAGAAAAGTCTAGTCAAGCCCATTCAAAATGCTCAGGGTCAGCTGCAACTCCCAAAGAGTCCATCACTTGATGGGAtgggaaaagaaaacaacaatacACTCATTTTGGATTCAGCTGCAGCTAGAAAAGCCGAACCATCTTTTCCCAATCATAATACTACTCAGGATGCACCAATTCTTCGGCGAAAGAGAACCTCTGAAGGAGAAACCACTGGAGATACTCCACAGTCCTCAAAAATGGAGAGGCCATCTGGGGTTTCAAAGCCTTCTTACAGGTCTAGACCAGGAAGACCCCAGAGCCTTATTCTATTTAGTCCTCCCTTTCCTATCATGGACCATCCCTCTTCAGCAGACTCTAGAGTATTGTTGTCTCCCATAAGAAGCCCTACACAGAGCCCTTCTCCAAGTCCAATTTTGAATGATTTATTAGGGGCAGCCCCAGAGGGTGTCACTCTTCGTAACAAGATGACCATTCCAAAGAATGGCCAAAGACTAGAGACATCTACAAGTTGCTTTTACCAACCACAGAGGAGGTCTGTAATTCTGGATGGAAGAAGCGGGCGTCAGATAGAATAATGTCTTTCAATTTCTCTTCCCTGGTGGATGAGATATACTGGTAACACTGCGAACTTTGAATATGATGCTATTATTGCTAAATGCTTATTACTAAAACAGTAATTGTTGATTTCAACAATCCTTAATTTTATACTTTGTCACATTTAATAGATGAAATTATCCCACAGGTGAAAGCAACATTTTACTGCAAGGAAAGGCAGAGGTAAAAGGTGTCTAGAAATGTATTCCTTTATAAGACATTCTCATGCTTCTGCTTCCCACCAACAGATATGAATCATCTCAACTAATGTTCCTTTCCATGATCTTGCTTATTGCCTTCCTATAATGTTGAAATGCTAAGTATTGGGGAGTTCAGTCCTGGTATGTATTAAGAACAGCAGTCCTGCTCCATGCATCTATGTTCACACCTACAAGGAGCATTGTCAAAAGAATAATGTGCATGCTGGGCACTCAAATAAGTGGTGAGAGAGGAATGCTGATGTGTTTGAGTGAAACCTATTTTGataagctattattattattaaaaacacCAATTATATCTTACTTTTCTCTAAATGGTTGATGGACTTTAATACTGATTATAGAAGATTGTATAAATAGTCATACAATGTAAAATATCTGCTCTGTCAATAATTGGAAGATTTAGTGATGTAATAGTAGAGATTGAACCCACTCCAGCTGATATTCACCCTCCTTCAAAAGCACTAATTTGCTATCTGTGTAGCAGTGTCACTTTAGGTAGCTGCTAAATAAAGTGATAGGGCAGTCATATTAAGCTTCAATCCACTTATTAGAACATTATAGCATACTGATGTTTATTGAAGACATTATAATATGATTTTCCCTACACCAGCCCCAGTATGGCTGTTTTGCAAATTAGATTGAATTTAAGTTGCTACCCAACTTGCATCAATAAGTGGCACAAAGTAAATTTCAATTAGCAAATAAATTCCACCCCAAATGTCTGGTTGCAAGTTATTAAATCAGAATTGGGGGTCTGAAGATCTATCAAGAATGACTTACATATGTTTGATTTTGTTGTCTCATTGACTCTCAATATCATAGTCTAGAACCACATATTCACAAAACACAATTGAACTAGAGCTAGGACAGAAAATATGTAGACAAGTGACTTTGTTGTGAAAATATGTGACAAGTGACTTTGGTATACATATAACATACTGAAATGGCATATATTGTAATTTCACTAATACTTATTTTGACACATGTACTTCTACCTAGAATTCCAACTTTGATTTTGAGAATAAGTTGCTTCACATAACAAAATGAGCACCTCTTACTTTTGAAGTCTTTTATAaacccctctttctttttttacttttcaatAAAGTTTATGTAAGGAAGTTTGAAATAATAGCAAAAGAGGATTGGAAGTTCTAAAACATTGTGGTTCTCTCCTTATAACAGAGTAATGGGTGACACGATCTTTATTTGTGCATTgttaagaacaaaaaaaaacccttattttAATTGGAGAGAATTTAATTGAAGAGAAATTCAACTACTTAATTGAAAAGAAATTCAGCTAAACACAACTGgaatgctatgaatttttaaGATTTTTAAGATTCATTTTGAGAATAAATCAGTTTCTCCATTTTAGGAAACATAGAACAAGAGGTTCTGCTTTTTGCATCCTTAGATTTGGTCAAGGCTTGGTATGTTGCTTATAGTAGTTAGCAAAGAagggaaagcaaaaaacaaagtgccccccccccccccgtcctataATGcccaaggacagaaggaagggcaCTGTGTGCTGTGGAAGAAATAGGTTAATGGAGTGAAGCAGAATGCTGAATTAGAAGGAAAGTTGTTAGTACATTATACCATTTCTGGGATAACAAAAATAATTTACTTGCTCAATGAATGGtatcaagagagaaagaaagatttgcAGTAGTTACCTGTGGCATGGTTTGTTCTTTTGCTTAAGTAATGCCTAGGATTTGCTTTAAGCAAGGTATATTGACTATTTTCCTAGTGACAGatatattttctaaaaatgtgctatagaaatatattaaaatacagtATAATTAAGACCTAAGAAGCTGTCTCTAAATAGCACTGCATGTCTGAATATTGGACAAAGCCAGTGTTTAGAAATTAGTTGCAAACTCCTGTTGTGTAGGTTTCCCACACTTTTGATAGAGAAAGATCATCAATTGCCCTGTCTGCTAACTGTGGAGTCTGTTCTTCCTGATCTtttttcctgcaattgttcttcatatcaACACAGGACTTTAACAACTATTGCTAAACTCATCTGAAACAGATCTCACTCAAAAAAGTAAATCTTCCAATGATTTCATGGCAATGGTCCCTGGGGTAATGGTGGTGAAGAATTGTTTTATGAGATGAGATATATGATTAAGAAACTAGAAAAGTGCTTGTATATCACTTTGCATCCTTAGCActgttttacttcaatttcttGTCAGTTTCAATTCTTGGgtgcacacacagacatacacacaattTCAGTTGAGATTGGGGAAATTATGGGCAAATTTGTAAAATGGATGGGATTCTTCTTCCAttgtgttctattttaaaaaaaggcataacTTTGGGGGAGTTTGAAGGTGGAGGAAAAGGGGAGGGCTGCACTTagttttttcagtggcattctGAGAACAACAGTCCAGACGTTAGAtcaaggataaaataaaataaaattgatttcatttcattcaaaAGTGAATTCGGTTAATGGGGATTTTCTGAACACGTATTAAATGTAAAAATGTTCCCATGCATTTTTtagttttcttccttctttcatagTATTAATCACAACTTGTTGGCAACTTTTGAAGGGACACATCCACTGTAGTCAAAGCATTCAAGGTCCTTCTATGGCTCTGAGGTCTCAAGCTGTATATGAAAAATGCTGCATGCCATGTTAGATTGCTTATAACATTTTAACTGTAATTCTTTAAGAtacaagtatacttttttcaagatttgtttctgataattttattaaataaaacaaatttcagTTGAGGATAAATCCCTGTTCCTTCCTGCCCTTTCCACTCCCTGAAGAAATTATGAGTCAGTTTTTCCTATTGCTTTAAATTTGAGAGGGGGAAACCGAGTCCATTAATGTGAGCTTTGTATGAatgcattgaatttcatttaatcATCATGATGAGTATTGTTTTCATGGACAGCACGTGGAAATTTTGCCAAGTCTCAACCATGAGATTAAACTGGAGTTTTTATAAAAACATATTTGTGTCTTAGTGTTGTTTTGACAATGTACATAGTTACTGTGCTGGGAACAAAATCAAGTTACTTGATGGGAACAAAAGATGTTTACTTTTGACACTTCTATTATGGTCCTCCTTACTTATCTAAATCATGGATGGATATAACCTGTGAACTTTCCAGATGCTTCTGAAATTCAATTTCAAAAAGGTCCGGTTAATATCAAGTTCTGAGAAATATTGATGAGGAATCTTTCAGTAATATGAAGGGCTATAATTTTTCCATCCTTGAATAGCCCCAAGCATTAAGGATGCTTATCAGCATCACAAGTGTGATTATGCAAGATCATTGATAACCAATTATTTAAAGAAATTGAGAGAATGTACATTGTTATTACATTCTTATCTGAAAAATACTTGTTGGATTGTTAGATTTATACTCCAGGAACTTGACTGAACTACTTCATGTGGATGGCTCATCTACCTGTGTGAAGTAGTCAGAATATTAGTGATCACCCTGCATCCTTTGTAAGTAGTACAAAAGTTACAGACGGACTTAAAATTCTTGCTGAACTTCAGTCTTTTTCATATCTAGTAGAAGAAAATCCAATTTTCTGTGTTTCCAAAGCAACTTGCATAAATCTAAACATTACATTTGGTAGCAGCTGGATCTCATATTTTCTCACAAAGCATCTATCTTGACTACTGTCACCAGAAGCTCATAACTTGAAGGGATTtaattctctttctatctctcctcCAGCTgcttccttttcatttttcaaaatctaAATGCATTAATTGGGATCCTGTTCGTATCTTtagatacattaaaatgaaaggcCATTTGCATGCATTTTGATTGATATACAACAGAACATAGGATACTTAGTCTGGTATTTTACTTTTAGTAATATATTTAGCATGGCTATATAATTAGGGAGTAATCTGGTTGTGCTGGAATCAGATCTGGGCAACCTGCTAGTTCCCTGGATTTGATGGGATTCATGGCTTCTTCCTTATTCATGGATATACACAAAAAGATCTGATCTGGGAAATGGGTACTTTCACTATTATAGTGAAGAAAGAATAATAGTATCAACtatacattttcttcttctttgagaaGATTGACAATgtatcatttaatattttaagggGAGGTGAAAAATTCCTATGAAAAGTCAGCAGTGCAGGAGTGGATTGGGCTGTTTTTCCGCTAGGTCTTTTGGAGGAAATTGGGAATGGGTCTTTATTTCTATAATATTCAACAagcatctttttatttccatttttattttcataacacacactcacatgtatactatacatagcctgtatcatatagtattaaataataattacatcagttcctcttgtcaacaatgcccagaaaaatagaaacccattatagctcttctgctctccatacacctctttcttctaccaccctccaactttctatcttccctccatcatcctttcctactctacttccacttcctttctactgctcctctctctacaatccactcctccttatctttctcatcttccccccttaccctctctcctatccttctcttcccatctttcttctcccttctgtttcccactcctcctctcattagTGTATTtctgctacatgtcaatatgcttaacatatcctagttttaaagaaaaaatagtaataataatagtaatgaaaatataagaaaaaacagtatacatgtggggtcaaattacattaaagtcTAACAtgtctcgtcaaacctgatatatatccctccccctccccccaaccccccccaatctcccccccccaacttcccagaacccatacacgatatagatttttaacaaaaacagtctaaaatatattggaaaaaagaataagaaattgataatatctttacattgaacttagctcctccttgctaaactaactttaaacaatttaaatcattcctgatcttaagcataagctatctggaatttcttagtcccgtatttattttgtatataatcaatccattttttccagtcttgtttatatctctcatttgagtggtccttaagatatgcagatattttagccatctcagctaaatttgtgactttcaatgtccattcttgaattgtaggcaagtcttccttcttccagtattgcgccaccaaaaatcttgctgcagttattaagtgcaaaatcaagttaatctctaccgctgtacagtcagtaattatacctaacaaaaataactgaggagtaaactttatcctttttttaagaacattttgcataatccaccatatttttatccaaaatgccttaaccttttggcaagtccaccatatatggaaatatgtcgcatcgagagaaccacatctccagcatttggattgtaaattcggatacatagaagccaactttttaggatctaaatgccatctatagaacatcttgtaaaatttttctctcaggttttgggcttgtgtaaattttacatttcttactcagattctttcccatgtatccaacattattggttcttcaatatt from Thamnophis elegans isolate rThaEle1 chromosome 6, rThaEle1.pri, whole genome shotgun sequence carries:
- the ARHGAP31 gene encoding rho GTPase-activating protein 31; protein product: MKNKAGKLKLKRKGATNVFGCELSEYLESSGQDVPIVLKSCAEFIETHGIVDGIYRLSGVTSNIQKLRQEFGSDQCPDLTREVYLQDIHCVGSLCKLYFRELPNPLLTYELYKKFTEAVSCLSEKEQLAQIHNVIQELPPSHYRTLEYLSKHLALLASFSSMTNMHTRNLALVWAPNLLRSKEIEAEGCNGDAAFLEVRVQQLVIEFILNHVDEIFSDNVCIRPKDNEENKPVMKSLTLPSTPLPMKLVSLEEAQARSLSACHPARKERRENSLPEIVPATGSFYHTVLDLPDSKRKLSTKSKKWKSIFNLGRSGTEAKTKLSRNGSVFVRGQKLSEKATIRPAKSMDSLCSLPVEGEDEKGHFKRTITSGGFFVPMMKQRVGGPSSSFDLNKQDTEWDLKGAMKGAEGGAEDNAENHILRPTQMKPLPEQLKVFRPTEDPENEQTSPKMCRMFYTSNNETSNLGFHGTLFPLEASPRHQHKALNISEPFAVSVPLRVSAVISINSTPCRMPVKDKAAFSSLQESSFLGKGSAISSVPEGDNCDQLEHVTVKEEKKPESKSITDSTTEKIVIVKKLESVSIPQVTINTQETKSGGNNCSQPLEDKLPLEQSPLVMILASQQQTEKASQDQFGIKDMSEQISWPPELSIDKTEDNSHLKVVDDNSNTVMKPLWPDIQQELKIVESEEEFPCTGSALKTDEQQGEFKPSLTSIASSETKSLVCSSLLQPTPPKEENIIGDPLAIPDILSKESKHVQLCNSETYRKQSGISFTSVKLQNSPCSKNCPQDDNTKNDLPSQSLNWKFPSQLKENTAFSTDKSSYSKENNLDQPKCESKNRLLQLEKKVETTAQLEKSSDIFSERDLANSKIQCRAEVPWVKGGRMNNQNSANRQEEDTWSDHVHSLELLEPWEDHQWVTSPLHSPTLKETQGKALQEFQPQNQGIAQSHLKKPCFSRSFSLDSKDFLKAHWAIEIPLANAHEEQLCGNLEQGMKEYSPGQWKESFQKAEAWLNCLKETSNSHEKHMKYLSHQAGFAATELPSGLEGLPSAACKALVKKKVPKDEKNQENMKLDSPSSQFNTEVSLLNSNCTGKHATNIQQNDRPGVPVMKGPCCTKELQINKSEDIPCKGKPRPSSLNLDSVLPLASLFNFDNLSFPSSPRHFLCGQKEAKSSDSAPSLPVVCPSENKADLWGSHFDPQDLDLEYIMMAHATTGRRNSAPVSVSAVRTSFMVKMCQARAVPVIPPKIQYTQVPQPLQTQNPNCRISLASENKETEVKKSLVKPIQNAQGQLQLPKSPSLDGMGKENNNTLILDSAAARKAEPSFPNHNTTQDAPILRRKRTSEGETTGDTPQSSKMERPSGVSKPSYRSRPGRPQSLILFSPPFPIMDHPSSADSRVLLSPIRSPTQSPSPSPILNDLLGAAPEGVTLRNKMTIPKNGQRLETSTSCFYQPQRRSVILDGRSGRQIE